One Hypanus sabinus isolate sHypSab1 chromosome 4, sHypSab1.hap1, whole genome shotgun sequence genomic region harbors:
- the tbr1b gene encoding T-box brain protein 1b — MQLEHCLSSSIMLSKKFLNVNSTYPNSELALHDPIISASDNLERSSPLKKITRGMTNQSEADNFPDSKDASGDVQRSKLSPVLDGVSEIRHNFDGSAADRYILSQSSQPQQPAAAPSAMFPYTGQHGPTHPAFSISSPSRYMAHHPVITNGAYNSILSNSSPQGYPGSGYPYPQQYGHSYQGGPFYQFSSGQPGLVPGKAQVYLCNRPLWLKFHRHQTEMIITKQGRRMFPFLSFNISGLDPTAHYNIFVDIILADPNHWRFQGGKWVPCGKADTNVQGNRIYMHPDSPNTGAHWMRQEISFGKLKLTNNKGASNNNGQMVVLQSLHKYQPRLHVVEVNEDGAEDSNQPGRVQTFTFPETQFIAVTAYQNTDITQLKIDHNPFAKGFRDNYDTIYTGCEVDRLTPSPSDSPRSQIVPGTRYAVTQSFLQEQFVNNYAKARFHHGGPGGGERSVPHSNGLLSPQQAEEPAAPSPQRWFVTPLQQPANNRLDFSAYDTDFAGNAILSYGVGVKALPLQAGTRPLGYYPDPSGWGARSPQYSCKSSSVLPWGRGASTNSYLEEAAAAAAAAAAAEGLGPGAGPGADRSPLAAGAEDTKAKDLPDAAWIETQSSIKSIDSGDSGIYEQAKRRRISADAPPPPPPAPAPAPTAAPESSSPLKSEALTPRDCEKNCAKEMAFYGFYSHA, encoded by the exons ATGCAGTTGGAGCACTGCTTATCTTCATCTATAATGCTCTCTAAGAAATTTCTGAATGTGAACAGCACTTATCCCAACAGTGAGCTTGCTCTGCACGATCCCATCATCTCGGCCAGTGATAACCTCGAAAGAAGTTCACCTCTGAAAAAAATTACCAGGGGGATGACGAATCAATCAGAGGCAGACAATTTTCCTGACTCCAAGGACGCGTCGGGGGACGTCCAGAGAAGCAAGCTCTCTCCTGTTTTGGACGGGGTCTCTGAAATTCGTCATAATTTCGATGGATCAGCGGCAGACAGATATATCCTGTCACAATCGAGCCAACCACAGCAACCGGCTGCTGCTCCCAGTGCTATGTTTCCTTATACTGGCCAGCATGGACCAACACATCCTGCTTTTTCCATTAGCAGTCCGAGCAGGTACATGGCTCACCATCCTGTAATCACTAATGGAGCCTACAATAGCATTCTGTCCAATTCTTCTCCCCAAGGCTATCCGGGCAGTGGTTACCCTTATCCTCAACAGTACGGACACAGTTACCAGGGAGGACCTTTCTATCAATTCTCTTCTGGTCAACCAGGACTGGTTCCCGGCAAAGCCCAGGTGTATTTATGTAATAGGCCGCTGTGGCTTAAATTCCACAGGCATCAAACGGAAATGATCATCACCAAGCAAGGCAG GCGGATGTTTCCATTTTTGAGTTTTAACATCTCTGGTTTAGATCCGACTGCACATTACAACATATTTGTTGACATAATTCTAGCCGATCCCAATCACTGGCGATTTCAAGGAGGAAAATGGGTACCTTGCGGAAAAGCGGATACCAATGTACAAG GCAATAGGATCTATATGCACCCAGATTCACCAAACACCGGTGCTCACTGGATGAGACAAGAGATTTCCTTTGGAAAATTAAAGCTGACCAATAACAAGGGTGCATCAAACAATAACGGTCAG ATGGTGGTTCTGCAGTCTTTACATAAATACCAGCCAAGACTACACGTAGTTGAAGTCAATGAGGACGGAGCGGAGGATTCTAACCAGCCCGGCAGGGTTCAAACATTCACCTTTCCAGAAACGCAGTTTATAGCAGTTACAGCATATCAAAATACAGAT ATCACACAGTTGAAAATAGACCACAATCCTTTTGCCAAAGGATTCAGAGATAACTATGACAC GATCTACACGGGCTGCGAGGTGGACCGGCTCACCCCGTCCCCGAGCGACTCGCCGCGCTCCCAGATCGTGCCGGGCACCCGCTACGCCGTCACCCAGTCCTTCCTGCAGGAGCAGTTCGTCAACAACTACGCCAAGGCCCGCTTCCACCACGGCGGGCCCGGGGGTGGCGAGCGCAGCGTCCCCCACAGCAACGGGCTGCTTTCCCCGCAGCAAGCCGAAGAACCCGCCGCACCCTCGCCTCAGCGCTGGTTCGTCACCCCGCTCCAGCAGCCTGCGAACAACCGCCTCGACTTCTCCGCCTACGACACCGACTTCGCCGGCAACGCCATCCTGTCGTACGGGGTAGGGGTGAAGGCTCTGCCATTGCAGGCTGGCACCCGACCCCTCGGCTACTACCCCGACCCATCGGGCTGGGGTGCCCGCAGCCCGCAGTACTCCTGCAAGTCGAGCTCGGTGCTGCCCTGGGGCCGCGGCGCCTCGACTAACTCCTACCTGGAAGAGGCGGCGGCGGCGGCAGCTGCGGCGGCCGCCGCCGAGGGCCTGGGCCCGGGCGCAGGGCCCGGCGCAGATCGCTCGCCCCTAGCGGCCGGGGCCGAGGACACTAAAGCTAAGGATCTGCCCGACGCCGCCTGGATCGAGACGCAGTCTTCCATCAAGTCCATCGACTCCGGGGATTCGGGCATTTACGAGCAGGCTAAGAGGAGGCGCATTTCGGCAGAcgcgccgccgccgccgccgcccgcCCCAGCCCCGGCCCCGACCGCTGCCCCCGAGAGCTCGTCTCCCCTCAAGAGCGAGGCGCTGACCCCGAGAGACTGCGAGAAGAACTGCGCCAAGGAGATGGCCTTTTACGGCTTCTACTCTCACGCCTAA